One window of Trifolium pratense cultivar HEN17-A07 linkage group LG5, ARS_RC_1.1, whole genome shotgun sequence genomic DNA carries:
- the LOC123886918 gene encoding uncharacterized protein LOC123886918, translating into MGLDDNAWCAYHRCRGHSTEKCFRLRDLIEELIKSGHLRKFIDDAAQGRVVVPKVPRQEPRDPPGPNREPPKGRISVNTIAGGFSGGGESSSARKRYVRRAISEIYLVSQPQPSNVPDLAFTAKDGLEVAPHDDDPLVIQVQILNCDVKRVLIDSGSSADIMYWEAFKAMQLAEEQLQPYSGTLVGFSGEQVDVMGYASLLTTFGEGSNAKTIKEGPPLTH; encoded by the exons ATGGGGCTGGACGATAACGCCTGGTGCGCATATCACAGGTGTAGAGGTCACTCCACAGAAAAATGCTTCCGCTTAAGGGATTTAATCGAAGAACTAATCAAAAGCGGACACCTTCGCAAATTTATTGACGACGCCGCCCAAGGGCGGGTTGTCGTGCCAAAAGTTCCCCGGCAGGAGCCACGAGACCCTCCTGGGCCAAACAGAGAGCCTCCCAAGGGGAGAATCTCCGTGAATACAATAGCGGGGGGATTCTCAGGCGGGGGCgaatcaagctcagcaaggaaaaggTATGTACGCCGAGCCATCTCGGAGATATACCTCGTAAGTCAACCTCAGCCATCAAACGTACCAGATTTGGCATTCACGGCAAAGGATGGTTTGGAGGTAGCACCCCATGACGATGATCCCTTagtgatacaagtccaaattttgaactgtgaTGTAAAAAGAGTACTGATAGATTCGGGGAGTTCAGCGGAcattatgtactgggaagctttcaaggccatgcagTTAGCAGAGGAGCAATTGCAACCATACTCCGGAACCCTGGTTGGGTTCTCTGGCGAACAAGTGGACGTGATGGGTTACGCCTCCCTTCTTACCACGTTTGGAGAAGGCAGCAACGCCAAAACTATCAAG gaaggCCCGCCTTTAACACAttag
- the LOC123886920 gene encoding probable polygalacturonase At3g15720 has translation MQRLINFVIILGFISPCLCTRLNVGTKDGIYNVMDYGARGDGKSDDTQAFASAWSNICKARGKSTLIIPAGKSFFVTKVHFSGPCNAKIHIQLEGKIVAPPKEAWKGGEKLILIENLDGLTIDGNGEGGAYGDGSTWWNCPGGCEHERPGILHFHSCKDLSVRNIKITNSPRSHISVNNCIGATFSQISIDSPAISPNTDGFDISFSKNILVEDSNIKSGDDCIAINGGSFFINATRITCGPGHGISVGSLGKVRDNDQVSDVYVRNCTFIGTTNGGRIKTVSGGSGYAKRITFEEINLVNVKNPIIIDQHYPKDLELDSDVSVSEVTYRGFTGTCEGNVAVKFECRKNLSTVCHNAHGTATNTIPVVSCLQQNVL, from the exons atGCAACGACTCATTAATTTTGTCATCATTCTTGGTTTTATTTCTCCTTGTCTATGTACAAGGTTGAATGTTGGAACCAAAGATGGTATTTATAATGTGATGGATTATGGTGCACGTGGTGATGGCAAATCTGATGATAcacaa GCATTTGCAAGTGCATGGAGTAATATATGTAAAGCAAGAGGAAAGTCAACACTAATTATACCAGCAGGAAAATCATTTTTTGTGACAAAAGTACATTTTAGTGGTCCTTGTAACGCCAAAATTCACATTCAG TTGGAAGGAAAAATAGTTGCACCACCTAAAGAAGCCTGGAAAGGTGgcgaaaaattaattttaatcgaaAATTTAGACGGACTTACAATTGATGGCAATGGTGAAGGAGGAGCATATGGAGATGGTTCAACTTGGTGGAATTGTCCTGGTGGTTGTGAACATGAACGACCTGgg ATCTTGCATTTTCATTCCTGCAAGGATCTTAGTGTTAGAAACATAAAGATCACTAATAGCCCAAGATCTCATATATCAGTTAATAATTGTATTGGTGCAACATTTTCTCAAATATCGATTGATTCTCCTGCTATAAGCCCCAACACTGATGGTTTTGACATTTCTTTTTCTAAGAATATCTTGGTAGAAGATTCAAACATAAAATCTG gTGATGATTGTATTGCCATCAATGGtggttcattttttattaacgCCACTAGAATTACTTGTGGACCAGGCCATGGAATAAG TGTTGGTAGCCTTGGTAAAGTAAGAGATAATGATCAAGTTTCTGATGTTTATGTACGGAATTGCACCTTCATTGGGACTACAAATGGGGGAAGAATCAAAACAGTGTCG GGTGGTTCGGGTTATGCAAAACGTATTACTTTTGAGGAGATAAATTTAGTTAATGTTAAAAATCCAATAATTATAGATCAACATTATCCTAAAGATTTGGAGCTG GATTCAGATGTTTCGGTTAGTGAAGTAACATATCGAGGATTTACCGGAACTTGTGAAGGCAACGTAGCTGTTAAGTTCGAGTGCA GAAAAAATCTTTCAACGGTTTGCCACAATGCCCATGGAACTGCTACAAATACTATTCCAGTTGTCTCTTGCCTACAACAAAATGTTTTATAG
- the LOC123883284 gene encoding 2-alkenal reductase (NADP(+)-dependent)-like codes for MAQVNNKQVIFKDYVSGFPKESDMIIVDSTITLKLPEGSNDVVLVKNLYLSCDPYMRTLMSNPKYSFNPRAYTPQSPLAGYGVSKVLESGHKDYKEGDLVWGFTNWEEYSILPAAQILFKIEHTDVPLSYYTGILGMPGMTAYAGFFEVGTPKKGENVFVSAASGAVGQLVGQFAKLHGCYVVGSAGSKEKIDLLKNKFGYDEAINYKEEQDLNAALKRHFPEGIDIYFENVGGKTLDAVLLNMKLNGRIPLCGMISQYNLTQHEGVTNLAHLIYKRIRMQGFVVVDYYHLYTKFLEFLLPHIREGKVVYVEDIAEGLEKGPAALLGIFNGHNVGKQVVVVARD; via the exons ATGGCACAAGTTAACAACAAGCAAGTGATTTTTAAGGACTATGTTTCTGGTTTTCCTAAAGAATCCGACATGATCATAGTTGACAGTACTATAACTCTTAAGCTTCCAGAAGGTTCCAATGATGTTGTTCTTGTCAAAAATCTTTACTTGTCTTGTGATCCTTATATGAGGACTCTTATGAGCAACCCAAAATACTCTTTCAATCCTCGTGCCTACACTCCTCAATCT CCATTAGCTGGTTATGGTGTGTCGAAAGTTCTGGAATCTGGACACAAAGATTATAAGGAAGGTGATTTAGTGTGGGGATTTACTAATTGGGAAGAGTATAGTATTCTCCCTGCAGCtcaaatacttttcaaaatCGAGCACACTGATGTTCCTCTTTCCTACTATACAGGAATTCTCG GTATGCCAGGAATGACTGCTTATGCTGGTTTCTTTGAAGTAGGCACTCCCAAAAAAGGAGAGAATGTTTTTGTTTCAGCTGCCTCTGGTGCAGTTGGTCAACTTGTTGGCCAATTCGCTAAATTGCATGGTTGCTATGTCGTTGGAAGTGCTGGAAGTAAAGAGAAG ATAGATCTGTTGAAGAATAAATTTGGATATGATGAAGCCATTAACTACAAAGAAGAGCAAGACCTTAATGCAGCATTGAAAAG GCATTTTCCAGAAGGCATTGACATTTACTTTGAGAATGTTGGAGGAAAGACGCTTGATGCTGTACTCCTGAATATGAAACTCAATGGCCGTATACCTTTGTGTGGAATGATATCACAGTATAATCTTACGCAACATGAAGGTGTCACAAATTTGGCGCATCTCATATATAAGCGGATCCGTATGCAAGGTTTTGTTGTAGTTGATTACTATCATCTATACACCAAATTCTTGGAGTTTTTACTGCCTCATATCAGAGAAGGGAAGGTTGTGTATGTGGAAGACATAGCTGAGGGACTAGAGAAAGGTCCTGCAGCTTTGCTTGGCATCTTTAACGGTCACAATGTTGGTAAacaagttgttgttgttgctcgTGATTAG